In Oncorhynchus mykiss isolate Arlee chromosome 32, USDA_OmykA_1.1, whole genome shotgun sequence, the DNA window CTGTAGCTAATTTTAATCACTCGCTCCTTCATGAACACAAAAACAAAGGCGCATGAATATGACGTATAATGTTGGTAGGGGTGCAtgaataaaaatttaaaaaactattCGACCCGCTAAATTGCAGGAATAAGTTAATTATAAGAAATGCATGGCATACACTTGACAACAGTTAGTAAAATAATGCATTAATATTGAGATATTTATCGTATTACATTTGGCAATTATACCTACTTCCCGCACACCAAACTTGGCCATTTCCGACTTTCATCTGCGGTGGAGAAATGGAAAGAATAGGTAAAGGACAATTAAACGATAGATAATATTTACATTTTCAGTTAATGCATTAGGCATACGTTTAAGACCATTGCTGTAAGCTTTGTTTTAAAGTAACTTGCTAGCAGTACAGTTTACTGGCGAATATGACAGTTTGggttagcctagctaacgttaaccacaGTAGCCAGCTCAGCTGTCATTCATGTAGCAGAAATGTAGTCCCTCCCAACATGTGCAACGTGTTATAGGCAGAATCTTATCAGCAAAAGCAGTACATGATGACATTgcaatatgtgtatgtgcattaGTATATACAATGGACTCTATTGTATGATAGAGGACAGTCCACAGAAACTAGGCTATTCATCTCaatcccatttctctctctctctatatagatcTGCCCGCTGTGGGCCCCACAGACCTCCCTATATCCCTGCTGGAGATGGGTTGCTCTGGCAGGTTTGAGCTCATCACACATCCACATCCCAATGACCAGCCTCTGCCTCCACAAAGTTCGGTCAGTATgagagtcagtgtgtggttgGATTCATATCTGAAAACGACAATTTCTACAGATATGAAAAGGACTGCCAAGCAAAATATTCCATCTAACTCTCTATTTGTCTAAGTTACGTTTTTACAGTAGGTCTCACCTACTTACAACTATTTTATCTACAGCTCCCTCATGGACTCCCTCCCACTAGTGTGAGCCtggagacagaggtagagaagCTCTTTCTACGCGACCCTGCCTGGCTTCCCATTCACGATACCGATGCTGCCTTCCATAGGTTTCTGAAGTGAGTATGCTTACATTTCTTATTAGGGTTTTTACATCTTTACTTTTTATTGCTTTGATGCAATGTAAATCTTTCTTTGGAAGCGGTGTTTATAAGGGGAATTCAGTGGTCCAGATGAGGCCGTGGTACCAAATGGTCACAGAATTAACTTGCGGTAACAGACTTGTTTTTCTCTAGGCTGGCTGAGAGAGATGTTCATATAGACTCTCTTCTCCATTGTGCTCTGTCTCCTCTGCACTCTGGCATCTCAGTAGTCAGAGATCCAACAACAGGAATGTTGTTGGACTTCACTGAGGTACATACTAGTGTCAGATCTTACCTAGCTATGCTGTCTTAGTCTCTGTGTCCTAATCATACAGCTATGATCATGATGTGACTCAATGGGAACATTCAAAATTGTAGCACTTCCCTGAGTGGGGATCTACTAATCTTATTGAAAGGTCTACTTTGATTTTCATACACATTTTGCATCCCAGTGTCATTAaatctccctctcactctctatccaGGTGTTACTGGGGGACACAGGCATCTCTGCTAAGAATTCTATGTCCCTGCAACGTCCACCAAACCCTAATCCCTCTGAGAGCCTACGAGGAAGCAACACCAACTACCCGTTTTTGCCCGGTGGGTCTGACTCATTACCAAAGTATATTATCAGagctatatatactatatatacaaaagtatgtggacaccccttcaaattgtcTATTTCAGCAACATTCATGCTGACTGGTGTATACAAtttagcacacagccatgcaatcttcatagacaaacttTGGCAGTAGACTggcattactgaagagctcagtgactttcaacgtggcaccgtcacaggatgacacctttccaacaagtcactttatcaaatttctgccctgctagatcttccccggtcaactataagtgctgttattgtgaagtagaaacgtctaggagcaacaacagctccgctgcgaagtggtaggccacacaaactcaaaGAACGAGaccgctgaagcgcgtagcgtgtaACAATCGtctatcctcggttgcaacactcactactgagttccaaactgcctctggaagcaacgtcagcacaataactgttcgtggTGGGTtgcatgaaatgggtttccatggccgagctgccgcacacaagcctaagatcaccatgcgcaatgccaagcattgactggagtggtgtaaagctcgccggcattggactctggagcagtggaaactcgttctctggattgatgaatcaccatctgacagtctgaCGGACTAATATCAGTGCCCGACCCAAcaatatcagtgcccgacctcactaattctcttgtggatgaatgttccaacatctagtggaaagccttcccagaatcattgaatttggaatgagatgtttgacgtgcaggtgtccacatacttttttgtGTATATGGCTGTATATGGCTCTGAGATGTATAATACATGTTTGTTGAAAATTATGTCTTCCCTTAAGTCAAATATAGAATATAAATATGATCTCTTTATGTTGTCACATAGGTGGTATGGAGGAGCTGACACTGGAACAAATCAAGAAGAAATCCGAGCTGGAGGAGGACATAGACTTTGAGAAAGGTGATTTTACATTTCTTTATGGGGTTGAAATGGTGAAGGGGCAATTGTCACACCAAAGACTGTCTGTGCACAgtgaggggggggagggaggggggggggattgcTTTAGAATGAAAATGCAGACAGACGTAATCTTTGAAAGTAAAAAAaactgtctgtgtgctgttccCTAGGAACCAAATGGTTCTCTTCAAAAATCAGAATACAGATTTTAGATCTTTTATTGAGCATATGTGTTTCTTGCTTGGTTTATTTCATGTGTATGTaagtaatatacagtatgtatttccCTTTACCTAGAGTTACTCACAGTGCCCCCTGGACTGAAAGTTGGGATGGACTTCAGTGACAAAGGTTTGAATGGCCATTTGTTCCTAAAGGTAATCCTCTTGGCTTGAACTTGGctttaataaatatataatatgttttctttctttaaaaaaaattctcaAAAAATTCTCTATGAAGATGCCAAAACCACAAAGGGAGAAATCAAtctcctgtccctcctgtccaCCTTTGATGACATCATAGACTCCCAGCCTgaggcagaggagaaggagaagggccaCGGAAGTGGAAATGCACCCAAACTGCCCAGAACCAACAGCCTGGAAGACCTGGGGATCAAAGTATTGAATAaatagtttttgttgttgttgtttattgacAAATACAATCTACATCTCAAATGTAGTTTCCCCTCTAACTTAGCTTCTGGGGTTTATCATGTTCATATACTGAAAGGTTGTTGTTTATTTCCATCTGTAGGACTCTCCCTCTACACCTGGGACCACCTCTACAGAGAAGAAATATGGAGGAACGACCAAACCAGCAGGGGaccaggaggagaagaagagatgggCAATCCCAATAAACATCACCTCCCCCTGCGGTGACTTCTACAAACGTATCCCTAACCCTGCCTTCAAGGTACTGTGCTGTAATGGCAAAATATGATGTTGGTTTGACAAATGAAGTTGAATATGTCGATGATGAATGTGTTGATTAGTCCCTtgtagttttatatttttatgacaTTATTAGTCTAATCTCTTATTGGCACAGAACCTTGTTCATTCCACAATACTAATGTGAACCCCACGTCTCCCAGTATCCCTTTGAGTTGGATGTGTTCCAGAAGCAGGCAGTATTGAGGCTGGAGGCCCATGAGTCTGTGTTCGTGGCAGCTCACACATCAGCAGGCAAAACCGTGGTGGCAGAATACGCCATAGCACTCTCACAGAAGCACATGACCAGGTGTGTGTATTTACACATTTGTCATGTTCTATAAAATCTTTAATCCAACAGGGTAAAAATATGGGATTTATTAGTCATTCCTGATGTTTTGACCTGAATCATTGAAATGGACGAAAAGGAAATTGAGTGGTTCCTGGTTTTCCATGTTGGGCCATCTAATCGCCTCTGGTGCAATCTATCCTCTCCATCTATTTGCACCTCATGATAGGACCATCTACACCTCCCCCATCAAGGCGCTGTCCAATCAGAAGTTCCGGGACTTCAAGACCACCTTTGGGGACGTGGGGCTGCTGACCGGGGACGTCCAGCTTAGTCCTAAAGCCTCCTGTCTCATCATGACCACTGAGATATTGAGGTGACGtatcatatacagtacatcatataCATCCCTTAGAAAACATGTCACATTATTATATAACTGTACACattatatcacactgtcacaTTATACCTCCACGCCTCTAGGACCATTTTTGTTTTTATACTGTCTAATTGAACGCATACCATGGTTATATTTTTACATACCCCTATCCATATAGACCTATACATCAACTTACTAACTATGTAACACTgagtgttccctccctccctccatccctccctccctctcttgtaGGTCCATGCTCTATAACGGTTCGGAGGTCATCAGAGATTTAGAGTGGGTGATCTTTGACGAGGTTCACTACATCAATGATGCTGAGGTAACGGCGAAGCCTCACTCTCAAAACCTTCCTCTCTCACTGTTTTAGTCAATCACACGTGTCACTAAATCTCATTCTCTTCTgttttctttccctccctttctgtctttctctccctattAGAGAGGAGTGGTGTGGGAGGAGGTTCTGATCATGTTACCCGACCACGTCAGTATTATTCTTCTGAGTGCCACTGTCCCCAACGCTGTGGAGTTCAGTGAGTGGATCGGGTACGTTGTCAACTATTGTCCACTGTTCTCCTGATCACCCCACCATAACACTTGTCATCACCAAACCCAAagcatgtacactatatatacaaaagtctgtggacaccccttcaaattactggatttggctatttcagccacaaccgttgctgacaggtgtataaaatcgagcacacagccatgcaatctccatagacaaacatttgtagtagaagagctcagtggctttcaacgtgacacctttccaacaagtcagtttgtcaaatttctgccctgctagagatgccccagtcaactgaagtgctgttattgtgaagtggaaatgacgaagagcaacaacggctcagccgcgaagtggttggccatacaaatcaaaatcaaatccaattttattggtcaaatacacatgtttagcagatgttattgcgggtgtagtgaaatgcttgtgtttctagctccaagagtgctgtaatatctaacaagtaatatctaacaatttcacaacaatacacacaaatctaaagtaaaggaatggaattgaGAATATATCAATATTTGGATGAGCGGCATAGCGGCATAGCGGTCAGAGCGGCATAGAGAGAGCGgcatagaatataatacagtatacactaccgttcaaaagtttggggtcacttagaaatgtccttgttttgaaagaaaagcacattttctgtcaatttaaaataacatcaaattgatcagaaatacagtgtagacattgttaattttgtgaatgactattgtagctagaaatgactgacaggatactctcaattgtgcatctgtagaagtctgagggttttaggtgccaagccaaatttcttcagccttctgttgcgccttcttcaccacaatgtctgtgtgggtggaccatttcagtttgtcagtgatatgtatgctgaggaacttgctttccaccttctccactgcggccccgtcgatgtggataggggggtgcccCCTCTGCCGTTTCCTGAAGTCcaggatcagctcctttgttttgttgacgttgagtgagaggttattttcctggcaccacactcccagagcctacagggaggaggtgagggctatctcgtcattgttggtgaacagacctactactgttgtgtcgtctgcaatcttgatgattgagttggaggcgtgcgtggccacacagtcaaaggtgaacagggagtacaggagggggctgagcatgcacccttgttgggcccctgtgttgagctcacagaacaggacctccGAGAGCTGAAGTgcatagcgcgtaaaaatcgtctgtcctcggttgcaacactcactaccaagttccaaactgcctctggcagcaacgtcagcacaagaactgttcgtcgggagcttcatgaaatgggtttccatggccgagaagccacacacaagcctaagatcatcatgcgcaattccaagcgttggctggagtggtgtaaagctcaccaccattggactctgaagcagtggaaatgcgttctctggattgatgaatcatgcttcacatTCTGGCAGTCCAACACatgaatctgtgtttggcggatgccgggagaacgctacctgccccaatgcgtagtgccaactgtaaagtttggtgaggaggaataatggtctgggactgtttttcatggttcaggctaagccccttagttccagtgaatggaaatcttaacgctacagaatacaatgacattcttgacagttctgtgcttccaactttgtggcaacagtttggagaaggcccttccctgtttcagcatgacaatgcccccatgcacaaagcgaggtccatacagaattgTTTTGTTGAGATCGGAGTGGAAGAAGTTGAGAAGAagttgactagcctgcacagagccctgacctgaacctcgtcgaacacctttgggatgaaatggaatgccgagccaggcctaatcacccacaacatcagtgcccgacctcaataatgctcttgtggctgaatgttccaacatctagtggaaagcctttccagaagagtggagaatgttatagcagcaaaggggggaccaattccatattaatgcccatgattttggaatgagatgttcgacgaacaggtgtccacttttggtcatgtagtgtatgttgggAAAGACACTGTTAAACCATGCATGTTTTCGTGAGTACATGACCTACTGAGTCTaaaactagggcccagagtttttcctatCTCTAGGACCCAGAGTATTTGTTGGTCAAGTCATATGGTTAGAAAAAACTCCTGACCCTAGTTAAAGTACAGTGATGGCCGTTGCTGTGGTCACAGTATGGAGCATGTATAGTGTGTGTTGTGGTTGGCCTGTAGTCTATGAATGGAATAATGTCTTTGAGTTGTGTACAGATGCTTTAGTTTCTCCACTCCCTTCCTATCTCCTCTCCAGGCGGATTAAAAAGAAGCACATCTATGTGATCAGCACAGCGAAGAGACCTGTGCCTCTGGAGCATTACCTGTACACAGGCAACAGCACCAAGACCCAGAAGGAGATGTTCCTACTGCTGGACCCTACGGGCAACTTCCAAACCAAAGGGtaagtacgcacacacacacacacacacacagcctcataACAGCTTGGATGGTAATCCGAAAATTATCCATACCGACAATTTATCCAGGACATTTTACTGATATCGATAATAAAGATTAGTAACCTTTACTAGAGGAATGTGACGTTTGAAATGAAATGTCTGCTACTATTGCTAACAGGACAATTGATAGCCACTGCATTCaaagtagtagcattagtagtttTAAAGGTAATATAAAAAGGAACTGGTGCACATTAATGTTGTAAACTTATCGTACAATTTATCATTATCGTGATAATCAGTCAATATATAGTGATAATGCTTTTTGTCCGTATCGCCCAACTCTAGTTGTCATGGAGAGTAAATGTATTGATCACTTTTTAATGTTGGTGGTTTCTTTGTTTTTAAGGTACTACGCTGCTATAGATGCCAAAAAGGAACGCAccagtaaacacacacagtcttttGGGACGAAAAATCCATCTCAGAACACTACACCTAGTCAGGTACAGAATATCACCCCTAGTCTCTCTGGGCTCTATcttaacaaacctaacacaatggtaaatctaagCGTTGGCAGTAGCGCTATAGGTTCGGAGGAGGGGGTGTCAGAAATATTGTTGCTATTTTCACAACTGTAATTGTGGGCACAGTTCCTTGCGGCGGCGCGAAACAGCTGGGTTTTGATGAGTAAACAAGTTGTAGGTGTGTCGAGGCTTGCCCCCTCACTGGTCAATCAGAACCTGCTTcatggctaaatatgtggttgcttcaagttgtaTATTTACGGTCTTTCATGTATTGTgttgtcatcaactccaatttGAAATGTTAGTCCGTTATAGCCTAGTACGTTAAATAGCCTGGCTCATATTTTCACAATATTTTGAGCATGTTTGCAGTCCtatcaaattcaaataaaaacgAAACAACAACTTCTTTCAAATAGGCTATGTCTATATACAGCTGCAGGCACCATAATTGCTGGTTGGTTTTACGGACTTCCAAACTTTTCACAGGAGCTGGATaaagatccaatataaagagAAAGGGGTCCACTCTCCCTAATACTGCTTCCAAGTATAATGTTTTATAAACATATTACAACCATCTTACAGATCGCATTCACACTTCTCTAGAAGTTGCATTGCatgtgggctcctgagtggcgcagcagtctaaggcactgcatctcagtgctagaggcgtcactacataccctggtttaatcccgggctgtatcacaaccggccgtgatcgggagtcccatagggtgacgcacaattggcccagcgctgtcaaggttagggtttggccggggtaggccgtcattgtaaaataagaacgGACTTTCCTAgttttttttattctgtatatttatttaattgaacctttatttctCTAAGCAAGTCAaaaggtaaataaaggttaaattaaaaaaatgtggCCACCAGTGTTATTACCTTAAAACCAGGACGGCGAATCATTCTAATAAGTTTGCTTATTTTTCATTTAATTTTATTAAAACCAGTCTGTTTTTTTATATTATAAAATTGTCAGGATAAAAAAGACACAACgcattgctgttgaaccagcctgCTTTTATAGTAGGCCATGGGTAAGGGCTTGGGTTCTGAACTTATGAAACGGAAAACAAGCAATTGTTACATGAAAATAACTTCTAAATACAATGTTCACCGGTATTCACAGAGGTTCTCGTCTCTCTTTTCACGATGGACATggacacatgtagcctacatcaaGGAGGGGGGTTTTACACACGTCTAAAATGGAGCTGCATGGCTCAAATAATGTAGGCCTGCCTACAATACATACagttcattcagaaagtattcagaacgcTTGACATTTttcacgttttgttacgttacagccttattctaaaaaatatatatatttttttccattgtcaatttacacacaatacataccccataatgactaagcagaacattccagggtttttctttatttttattgttttctacattgtaaaataatagtgaagacattatgCACTGCTCTGCTTTGAGCCTGCTTCTTCCATCTTTGAATTCAAATTCAATTAAAATCTCCTTCATCGCATACTGGCCCTTTCGTTTTAGGCTACCTTTCTTTTAAGTTTTCATAAATCATAAAATGTGTCCATAAATACTTTGACTTATGTAATGTAGAGATAAGAAGGGAGGGATGttgagacatacagtaccagtcaaaagtttggacacacctactcattccaggtttattttaattttactatgttctactatgttcaactatgaaataacacctatggaatcatgtagtaaccaaaaaagtgttaaacaaattaaaatatattttatatttgagattcttcaaagtagccaccctttgccttgatgatagctttgcacactcttggcattctctcaaccagcttcatgaggaatgcttttccaacagtcctgaaggacttcccacatatgctgagcacttgctggctgcttttccttcactctgttgtccaactcatcccaaaccatctcaattgggttgaggtcgggtgattgtggaggccaggtcatctgatgcagcactccttcaTTCAcatattggtcaaatagcccttacacagcctggaggtgtgttgggtcattgtcctgttgaaaaacaaatgatagtcctgcTAAGCGCaatccagatgggatggtgtatcactgcagaatgctgtggtagccatgctggttaagtgtgtcttgaacagactgtgtcaccagcaaagcacccccacatctcctcctccatggttCACGGagggaaccacacatacagagatcattcgttcacctactctgcctctcacaaagacacggcggttggaaacaaaaatctcaaatttggactcatcagaccaaaggacagatttccaccgctctaatgtccattgctcgtgtttcttggccctagCAAGTCACTTCTCCCTCTTGGTagcctttagtagtggtttctttgcagcaattcgaccatgaagacctgattcactcagtccctctaaacagttgatgttgagatgcatCTGTTAATGaaacactgtgaagcatttatttgggctacaatctgaggtgcaggTAATTCTAAttaacgtatcctctgcagcagaggtaactctgggtgtgtgtagattgatgaagatttttttttttttttattcattttagaataaggctgtaatgtaacaaaatctgAATGCACTCTAAATTGAAAGGGAAAGTCAGCTCACAGTTTTGCTCCCCTGAAACTTGATGctttaataaagctttggtgattaagatTCATTTCCAGGCAGCCTCCTGAGCCAAACCCTTTATCAACAGTCTTGACTATTTGGCGATTGCAATGGGCAGGACCCCTAAAACAATTGCCTTCATTGAGAGCAGTTGAGGCCatatcaaataaaatgaaattggaaaaaaaaaaaaaaaaacgttttaaaaatGTTTCTAAATACATGGAATACAGGCACCAAAAGCGCATTACTCTTGTTCCATGTACAAATGGGCAGTGTGCTTCACAGCTGGATAGGCTGCCTCTGCTGTCAAAATTCATGCCATAACCAACCGCGTTTACCGCTTAAACCAGCTTTTGGTGGTTCTTAAACATCCCTACCAGCACTGCCTGCAATTAGCACTTTGGCACTCAAATATTTCCACCCCTCCCATCTGAGCAAAAGCGAGCTGATAAAAGACAGGTAAATTACCAATCCTTGTGCAAGTTTGAAAATTAACAGGTCGAAATTGCCAATGAACATACATTTGACACTAGCACCGCCTTAATGCCAGCCGAACATAGAgacctctctctttttttctctctctctcgccagtcTTTGAACTTCTTCTCTACTTTGCCTTTTCTCCATGAGCCATCTTTTCCCTCTATCATTTCTTTACTCTTTCCCTCTCGCTCCATTTTCTCACCCTTCTATCTCTCTTCACCAGGACCGGGCAGTGTGGCTTTCCCTCCTCCACTTCCTGTCCCAGCGCCAGCAGACCCCCGTGGTGGCGTTCACCTTCTCCAGAACGCGCTGCGACGACAACGCCCGCTCTCTAGCCTCCATGGACCTCACCAGCTCAGTGGAGAAGAGCGAGATCCACTCCTTTTTCCAGAAGAGCCTGAGACGCCTCAGGGGAGGGGACCGCCAGTTGCCCCAGGTAGGGTGCAATCTGGCTGGGGCCTGTTGTCTGGGAGAACTAAGATCTGCCTATCATGTTCTATTTTTCCTTGGAAAATGTTTCATGCAACCATCAGCAATGCAGTGAAATCGGCTCACAGGACTGCAGAATGATTCATTCCATTTTATAGCCAATTGTAGCACGTAGATTGAACTTTTGGACATATAACCTAGGAATTGTTGTTACCAACTCCTCCTATGTTGTAGATCCTGTTGATAAGGGACCTACTGAAGAGGGGTATCGGTGTGCATCACAGTGGCATCCTGCCAATCATGAAGGAGGTCATTGAGATGCTGTTCTCGCGGGGGCTAGTAAAGGTGAATCTTATTGGTCCGTTTTTGAATCAGTGTGACGATTTGTCAATATCTTGAAATGACATGTCTGATTACTAGTCCCAACTAACATCCTCTACCTATGTCATCAActcaaaatgtatttaaagtgcatttaacaaAGTCTTAACACACTTTACAATAAATGTGTCTCCCTCAGGTTCTGTTTGCCACTGAGACGTTTGCTATGGGAGTGAACATGCCTGCGAGGACAGTGGTGTTTGACAGCATACGGAAACACGATGGCACCGGCTTCAGAAACCTTCTGCCTGGTACGCTCTCTTCCCTCCTCACACGTTTATATACACAACATTAAGGGTGTAATGGTACACGCATTAGTACCGAACCATTCGGTACGGGGACCTCTATTCAGTCTACACTGTAAACCCGGAATAGAAATATAATACAAATAAACCcactaggcctataggctatgccTACGCTGCTTTCTAAGTCTCTTTGAGTTTTtaaaatttatttcacctttatttaaccaggtaggtggTAACTAAAGCAACTTCAGCCTATGTGCAAGTTGCAATCAAAAATCCAAATCTTAATTTGCCGCATTTTAAACGGTCCTTTCTCGAGGGGCAGCCGGGATCTAGTTCTTTACAATGGCGAGTGGTGGGGTCGATTAACCAGGACGATTCTTCTCCATCGTTAAAATGTTTGCGAACATTTTGGCTTCCCAGTAGATTACAGTGGCGATGGACAGAGAGAGTATGTCTCCACTGCTCAACGAGAATAACCTGTGCAGCTGCCAACACCTCAAACATGTTGACACATTTACGCCAACATCACCCCAGTATTCCTACCACCGGAACAGGTGAGAAACACAAATAGAACAGCACAACTTTGTTTCCCCTCTGCATTCAAGCAGCCCTTCGCGGCTGAAATTAAAAAAGTGATAGGTAACATTATGTTTATAGCCACGGATATGCGCCCATTGTCGGTGTTTGAGAAGAATAGGGAGGTTCAGCACCTTGTGAAAGTGCTCGAGCCACGTTACGAACTTCTCACACCCATTTCAGCAAACCGGTAGTACCACCTCTAAATATGCAAGCTAAAGTTGTCAATGAAGTTGCCAATACACCCTGTGTTGCGCTTACTACAGATGGATGGACGTCCAGGTCTACAGAGAGCTACTTAACAGTAACAGCCCATCACATTTCTGCGGAACGGGGAATGAGAATTACCGTGCTACAGACACGCCCCCTTTACGAGTCACACAAGTGCGCATATTTTTCTCTTTGTTAGAAAACATTATAGCATAGGCCAATGCAATGTTTTACATATTGATTTCACACAGATATTGCACTTTATTCTAGCATTGTTGTTGTTGAGTAATCTTGTGTTTTTCATTTAAGAAAATATAAAGTG includes these proteins:
- the LOC110515118 gene encoding helicase SKI2W-like isoform X1; this translates as MERIDLPAVGPTDLPISLLEMGCSGRFELITHPHPNDQPLPPQSSLPHGLPPTSVSLETEVEKLFLRDPAWLPIHDTDAAFHRFLKLAERDVHIDSLLHCALSPLHSGISVVRDPTTGMLLDFTEVLLGDTGISAKNSMSLQRPPNPNPSESLRGSNTNYPFLPGGMEELTLEQIKKKSELEEDIDFEKELLTVPPGLKVGMDFSDKDAKTTKGEINLLSLLSTFDDIIDSQPEAEEKEKGHGSGNAPKLPRTNSLEDLGIKDSPSTPGTTSTEKKYGGTTKPAGDQEEKKRWAIPINITSPCGDFYKRIPNPAFKYPFELDVFQKQAVLRLEAHESVFVAAHTSAGKTVVAEYAIALSQKHMTRTIYTSPIKALSNQKFRDFKTTFGDVGLLTGDVQLSPKASCLIMTTEILRSMLYNGSEVIRDLEWVIFDEVHYINDAERGVVWEEVLIMLPDHVSIILLSATVPNAVEFSEWIGRIKKKHIYVISTAKRPVPLEHYLYTGNSTKTQKEMFLLLDPTGNFQTKGYYAAIDAKKERTSKHTQSFGTKNPSQNTTPSQDRAVWLSLLHFLSQRQQTPVVAFTFSRTRCDDNARSLASMDLTSSVEKSEIHSFFQKSLRRLRGGDRQLPQILLIRDLLKRGIGVHHSGILPIMKEVIEMLFSRGLVKVLFATETFAMGVNMPARTVVFDSIRKHDGTGFRNLLPGEYIQMAGRAGRRGLDATGTVIILCKSGVHDMGDLNVMMLGKPTVLQSQFRLTYTMILNLLRVEALRVTDMMRRSFSESHRDTQAHEQQIGQLKQTLSSLPPLDTEGQLSDLLPYYYTVTELRLTAEALQCAVLGSVNGLKALSVGRVVVVNNKQHFNALGVILQVSSDSVNRTFIALIICEKGNEEGKGDSPNGSAFPHLYNTALFTPEGPCSHTVQKLKLQDVSAITVKTLKVIPDRIIDNYNKRQQLRFRLDPPGQAISTATQELLRLAEANPGGVMTLDPVNDFQLKSVDVVEGTMRLRVLQDSLKDFSCIHSPTFSEQFLRVQERMSVQEELDKLLFLISDQSLSLLPEYHQRIKVLQSLQYVDSSGAVQLKGRVASQISSHELLLTELLFENALSPLAPEESAALLSCLVFQQKTQVEPHITNTLKEGIERVLAVAQRIGELQRDCGITQTAEEYVGQFKFGLTEVAYCWARGMPFAEIAQLTDVQEGTVVRCVQRLDEVLKEVRQAARIVGDSVLGSKMEKASLAIRRDIVFTASLYTH
- the LOC110515118 gene encoding helicase SKI2W-like isoform X2; the protein is MSLQRPPNPNPSESLRGSNTNYPFLPGGMEELTLEQIKKKSELEEDIDFEKELLTVPPGLKVGMDFSDKDAKTTKGEINLLSLLSTFDDIIDSQPEAEEKEKGHGSGNAPKLPRTNSLEDLGIKDSPSTPGTTSTEKKYGGTTKPAGDQEEKKRWAIPINITSPCGDFYKRIPNPAFKYPFELDVFQKQAVLRLEAHESVFVAAHTSAGKTVVAEYAIALSQKHMTRTIYTSPIKALSNQKFRDFKTTFGDVGLLTGDVQLSPKASCLIMTTEILRSMLYNGSEVIRDLEWVIFDEVHYINDAERGVVWEEVLIMLPDHVSIILLSATVPNAVEFSEWIGRIKKKHIYVISTAKRPVPLEHYLYTGNSTKTQKEMFLLLDPTGNFQTKGYYAAIDAKKERTSKHTQSFGTKNPSQNTTPSQDRAVWLSLLHFLSQRQQTPVVAFTFSRTRCDDNARSLASMDLTSSVEKSEIHSFFQKSLRRLRGGDRQLPQILLIRDLLKRGIGVHHSGILPIMKEVIEMLFSRGLVKVLFATETFAMGVNMPARTVVFDSIRKHDGTGFRNLLPGEYIQMAGRAGRRGLDATGTVIILCKSGVHDMGDLNVMMLGKPTVLQSQFRLTYTMILNLLRVEALRVTDMMRRSFSESHRDTQAHEQQIGQLKQTLSSLPPLDTEGQLSDLLPYYYTVTELRLTAEALQCAVLGSVNGLKALSVGRVVVVNNKQHFNALGVILQVSSDSVNRTFIALIICEKGNEEGKGDSPNGSAFPHLYNTALFTPEGPCSHTVQKLKLQDVSAITVKTLKVIPDRIIDNYNKRQQLRFRLDPPGQAISTATQELLRLAEANPGGVMTLDPVNDFQLKSVDVVEGTMRLRVLQDSLKDFSCIHSPTFSEQFLRVQERMSVQEELDKLLFLISDQSLSLLPEYHQRIKVLQSLQYVDSSGAVQLKGRVASQISSHELLLTELLFENALSPLAPEESAALLSCLVFQQKTQVEPHITNTLKEGIERVLAVAQRIGELQRDCGITQTAEEYVGQFKFGLTEVAYCWARGMPFAEIAQLTDVQEGTVVRCVQRLDEVLKEVRQAARIVGDSVLGSKMEKASLAIRRDIVFTASLYTH